A window of Salvelinus alpinus chromosome 31, SLU_Salpinus.1, whole genome shotgun sequence contains these coding sequences:
- the LOC139561704 gene encoding uncharacterized protein codes for MRERVWHGSPKSPPVSPVPVPRIRYRVGFENTVCPVPAPRTSRKVLILSPVPPVPAPRTRSTVRRIRPEPSVSPAPSEPSVSPAPSEPSVSPAPSEPSVSPAPSEPSVCHEPAKPPVCHEPAKPPVCHEPTEPPVCHEPTEPPARQEPLEQPARQEPLEPPARQEPLEPPARQDLPEPPTRQDLPEPPTRQDLPEPPTRQDLPEPPACHERREPSACHERREPSACHERREPSACHERREPSACHERREPSACHERREPSACHERREPSACHERREPSACHERREPSACIDLPESHSRDLPEYISRDLPLVPVLPLVPVLPLVPVLPLVPVLPLVPVLPPVPVLPLVPVLVFILVLPLILVLPLILVLPLVPVLPLVPVLPLVPVLPLVPVLPLVLVLAVYLGDVSCRVVIGRGRQKRGVTMVVWGQRPEPEPPPWSTAHPDPPLDFVLVRPAFAP; via the exons atgagggaacgcgtctggcacggaagcccaaaaagccc cccggtgtcaccagtgccggtacctcgcatcaggtatagagtgggctttgagaatacagtgtgccctgttcctgctccccgcactagtaggaaggtgcttatccttagcccggtgcctccagttccggcaccacgcaccaggtctacagtgcgccgtatccggccagagccatccgtctccccagcgccatctgagccatccgtctccccagcgccatctgagccatccgtctccccagcgccatctgagccatccgtctccccagcgccatctgagccatccgtctgccatgagcctgcaaagccgcccgtctgccatgagcctgcaaagccgcccgtctgccatgagcctacagagccgcccgtctgccatgagcctacagagccgcccgccagacaggagccgctagagcagcccgccagacaggagccgctagagccgcccgccagacaggagccgctagagccgcccgccagacaggatctgccagagccgccaaccagacaggatctgccagagccgccaaccagacaggatctgccagagccgccaaccagacaggatctgccagagccgccagcgtgccatgagcgtcgagagccgtcagcgtgccatgagcgtcgagagccgtcagcctgccatgagcgtcgagagccgtcagcctgccatgagcgtcgagagccgtcagcctgccatgagcgtcgagagccgtcagcctgccatgagcgtcgagagccgtcagcctgccatgagcgtcgagagccgtcagcctgccatgagcgtcgagagccgtcagcctgccatgagcgtcgagagccgtcagcctgcatagacctgccagagtcccacagccgggatctgccagagtatatcagccgggacctgccccttgtcccggtgttgccccttgtcccggtgctgccccttgtcccggtgctgccccttgtcccggtgctgccccttgtcccggtgctgccccctgtcccggtgctgccccttgtcccggtgctggtctttatcctggtgctgccccttatcctggtgctgccccttatcctggtgctgcctcttgtcccggtgctgccccttgtcccggtgctgccccttgtcccggtgctgccccttgtcccggtgctgccccttgtcctggTGCTGGCCGTTTATTTAGGGGATGTGAGTtgtagggtggtcattgggaggggaagacagaaacggggagtgactatggtggtgtggggacagcgtccagagccggagccaccaccgtggtcaactgcccacccagaccctcccctggactttgtgctggtgcgcccggcgttcgcaccttga